A section of the Paenibacillus yonginensis genome encodes:
- the secF gene encoding protein translocase subunit SecF, whose protein sequence is MANPKTRWNWDFIKYSKYFYSFSILVTVIGIISLLVFQLNYGVDFRSGSNVDISAKQLSKAQIQEVLNEAGLGQRDMVITPGSQQSSVRFSDVLTEADQSKLQAAVTSKLGKDASTEINTVDTEIAKELERNALIAVLVASLGIIIYVTIRFEWRFAVAAIIALLHDAFMVIAIFSIFHLEVNLTFIIALLTIVGYSINDTVVIFDRVRENMRFAKVKTRQDLHAVVNKSISQTMTRSINTVFTVFIASVALLIFGSEAIRMFSLAMVIGLLFGAYSSIFIASPLWFLLKGKNVNTSKKPAKATN, encoded by the coding sequence ATAGCCAACCCAAAAACAAGATGGAACTGGGATTTCATTAAATACAGCAAATATTTCTATTCGTTCTCTATCCTAGTGACCGTAATAGGGATTATAAGCCTGTTAGTGTTCCAGTTAAATTACGGGGTTGATTTCCGATCAGGCTCCAACGTGGACATTTCTGCTAAGCAGTTGTCCAAAGCGCAAATTCAGGAGGTTCTGAATGAGGCTGGTTTAGGCCAGCGAGATATGGTCATTACGCCCGGTTCCCAGCAGAGCAGTGTCCGGTTCTCGGATGTATTGACGGAAGCGGATCAAAGCAAGCTGCAGGCAGCTGTTACAAGTAAGCTTGGCAAAGACGCATCCACTGAAATCAATACGGTAGATACGGAAATTGCGAAGGAGCTTGAACGAAATGCCCTGATTGCTGTGCTTGTGGCCAGCTTGGGGATTATCATTTACGTAACAATTCGCTTTGAGTGGCGTTTTGCCGTAGCGGCCATCATCGCCTTGCTCCATGACGCCTTTATGGTTATTGCGATCTTCTCGATCTTCCATCTGGAAGTCAACCTTACGTTTATTATCGCGCTGCTTACGATCGTCGGTTATTCGATCAACGATACCGTCGTTATCTTTGACCGGGTTCGTGAGAATATGCGTTTTGCGAAAGTGAAAACTCGCCAGGATCTGCATGCCGTGGTAAACAAAAGTATCTCTCAAACGATGACACGTTCGATCAACACGGTATTCACCGTCTTTATTGCTTCCGTGGCTCTGTTAATCTTCGGTAGTGAAGCGATTCGGATGTTCTCGCTTGCGATGGTCATCGGGCTGCTGTTTGGTGCTTATTCTTCGATCTTTATCGCGAGCCCGCTTTGGTTCCTGCTTAAAGGCAAAAATGTAAACACAAGCAAAAAACCGGCAAAAGCGACTAATTAA
- the secD gene encoding protein translocase subunit SecD — protein sequence MKRIVTFIAVVVITIGVMAGTSPWLINKMELGLDLKGGLEILYQAAPLENGAKVTKESLTQTALSLEKRSNLLGGTEPEVTTEGTDRIRLKIPGAANNEEVRKKLSEPASLTFRSKDGTEKEANQYNKIELVGSDFAENGASITYDSLNRPQISIKLKNKEKFAEVTKRLAAKPSGSAERQLAIFLDDQLLSAPEVQQELNQGTAVITGSYTLDEAKELRDTINLGALPLKLTEKYSQVVDATLGKLSLHQTLLAGGIASVVILLFMMIIYHLPGVIASFTLISYVWMMLLVFHFAGVTLTLPGIAAFVLGIGMAVDANIITDERIKEELRSGKSIMSAVKSGNKVSFRTVMDAHVTTFIAAAVMYWMGTGSVRSFALVLMIDIVVSIITNIFFSRYLLVLLVKGNVIKKPGLLGVKESEIGAL from the coding sequence ATGAAAAGAATCGTCACATTCATAGCCGTAGTGGTAATCACCATTGGGGTTATGGCCGGGACAAGCCCTTGGTTGATTAATAAGATGGAACTGGGCCTGGACTTGAAAGGCGGGCTTGAGATTTTGTATCAAGCGGCACCTTTGGAGAACGGGGCTAAAGTTACCAAGGAATCCCTGACACAAACGGCACTTAGTCTTGAGAAACGTTCCAATTTGCTTGGCGGGACGGAACCTGAAGTTACGACGGAAGGAACGGACCGGATCCGGCTCAAAATACCGGGAGCAGCAAACAACGAGGAAGTCCGCAAGAAGCTGAGTGAACCGGCATCGCTGACTTTCCGCAGCAAGGACGGTACAGAGAAAGAAGCCAACCAGTACAATAAAATTGAGCTGGTGGGCAGTGATTTTGCCGAAAATGGAGCAAGCATCACTTATGATTCGCTGAATCGTCCGCAAATCAGCATCAAATTGAAAAACAAAGAGAAGTTCGCTGAAGTGACCAAACGCCTTGCGGCTAAACCTTCGGGTTCCGCGGAAAGACAACTTGCGATCTTCCTGGATGATCAGCTGCTTTCCGCTCCAGAAGTACAACAGGAGCTGAATCAAGGCACCGCTGTCATCACGGGTTCCTATACGCTTGACGAAGCGAAAGAGCTAAGAGATACAATCAATCTCGGTGCTTTGCCGCTGAAGCTTACGGAAAAATATTCCCAGGTCGTGGACGCGACTTTGGGTAAATTGTCTCTTCATCAAACGCTGCTGGCAGGCGGAATTGCATCCGTGGTCATTCTGCTGTTTATGATGATCATCTATCATCTTCCTGGCGTTATTGCGAGCTTTACCCTGATTTCGTATGTCTGGATGATGCTGCTGGTCTTCCACTTTGCAGGAGTGACGCTTACCCTTCCAGGGATTGCAGCCTTTGTACTCGGGATCGGGATGGCGGTCGACGCCAACATCATTACCGATGAACGGATCAAGGAAGAACTCAGAAGCGGCAAGAGCATTATGTCCGCGGTCAAATCAGGGAACAAGGTTTCCTTCAGGACCGTTATGGATGCTCACGTCACTACCTTCATCGCAGCAGCGGTTATGTATTGGATGGGAACAGGTTCCGTTCGCAGCTTTGCGCTCGTTCTGATGATCGACATCGTGGTGAGCATTATTACGAACATTTTCTTCTCCCGCTATCTGCTTGTGCTTCTGGTGAAGGGAAATGTCATCAAGAAACCGGGCTTGCTTGGTGTGAAGGAGAGTGAAATCGGTGCCCTCTAA
- a CDS encoding post-transcriptional regulator, producing the protein MAEEEFNDEELIKAIDELCQSKAEEFRLFGYEQVTPAEIWECISSKYKKDGIPPVHRLVNDILTLKATTFMNYLTLSAYRGSRFE; encoded by the coding sequence ATGGCTGAAGAAGAATTCAACGATGAGGAACTGATTAAAGCCATTGACGAGCTCTGCCAAAGCAAAGCAGAGGAATTTCGCTTGTTCGGCTATGAACAGGTAACGCCGGCCGAAATATGGGAATGTATCAGCTCAAAATACAAAAAGGATGGCATACCGCCGGTACACCGTCTGGTGAATGACATTCTCACCTTAAAAGCAACAACCTTTATGAATTATCTGACGCTTTCCGCCTATCGTGGATCCCGTTTTGAATAA
- a CDS encoding putative polysaccharide biosynthesis protein — protein MNKQSFIRGTMILLAAGIVNRILGFIPRILLPRVIGAEGVGLYQLGYPFFLVLVTIISGGIPLAIAKLIAEAESEGKPEKSRAVLRTSLILSGTAGFAFMLLSLLAAPWLMRNVLTDGRVYPAFISMSPMILIVAVSSVFRGYFQGKQNMIPSASSSILETLVRILCQLWFASLFLPMGIAYAAAGAMLGVVAGEAISLLSLLWQFFLYRRKEDPSQQTERTDQDGQTQPDFLPSGAAAPAASQTGLMYTLRRILKIAIPVTGGRLVGSLSYLLESITTAQSLAIAGVATAVATAQYGALQGMVIPVLLLPGALTTSLAISLVPSLAEAQAKGDRKTIHKRLHQSLRLALVTGAPFAVVMYVLAEPLCQLLYNNTEIAGMLKVMAPFALFMYAQAPLQATLQALDKPGTALTNTLIGAIVKIGLILYLASNPSLGIYGAIIASIANIIIVTLLHGAAVSRALQYRFPVADVVKVICAMVIMAGCASYLYHEIPFTPSAIIQFILSAAVAFVLYLILTFATGLIDRFDLQRVPVFGRWFR, from the coding sequence TTGAACAAACAATCTTTTATTCGCGGAACCATGATTCTGCTGGCTGCAGGCATCGTTAACCGGATCTTGGGCTTTATTCCCCGCATTTTATTGCCAAGAGTCATCGGCGCGGAAGGCGTGGGCCTGTACCAGCTGGGTTATCCCTTTTTTCTGGTGCTGGTCACCATCATCTCCGGCGGTATCCCCCTTGCCATTGCCAAGCTGATCGCAGAAGCCGAATCGGAGGGCAAACCCGAGAAATCCCGGGCCGTGTTGCGCACCAGTCTTATTCTTTCGGGGACGGCAGGTTTTGCTTTTATGCTTCTCTCCCTGCTCGCCGCCCCTTGGCTGATGAGAAACGTGCTCACCGACGGGCGTGTGTACCCGGCTTTTATCAGCATGAGCCCGATGATTTTAATTGTCGCTGTATCATCCGTCTTCCGGGGGTACTTCCAGGGAAAACAAAATATGATCCCGTCGGCAAGCTCGTCCATTCTGGAGACGCTGGTCCGAATCCTGTGCCAGCTTTGGTTCGCTTCCCTGTTCCTGCCGATGGGCATTGCTTACGCTGCGGCCGGCGCAATGCTGGGGGTAGTGGCTGGTGAAGCGATCTCTTTGCTCTCGCTGCTTTGGCAGTTCTTTCTCTATCGCAGGAAGGAAGACCCGTCGCAGCAGACTGAACGGACCGATCAGGACGGACAAACCCAGCCGGATTTCCTTCCTTCTGGCGCTGCGGCGCCAGCCGCTTCTCAGACAGGGTTGATGTATACCCTTCGCCGTATTTTAAAAATCGCAATACCGGTGACCGGAGGCCGGCTGGTCGGATCGCTTTCTTATCTGCTGGAATCTATAACTACGGCTCAGAGCCTGGCTATTGCCGGGGTCGCAACCGCAGTGGCGACGGCCCAATATGGGGCTCTCCAAGGGATGGTCATTCCTGTGCTTCTGCTTCCCGGGGCCCTTACGACCTCTCTGGCAATCTCCCTAGTTCCTTCTTTGGCGGAAGCTCAAGCCAAGGGAGACAGGAAAACGATCCACAAGCGACTCCATCAGTCCCTGCGGCTGGCGCTCGTCACCGGAGCTCCGTTTGCAGTCGTCATGTATGTACTGGCCGAACCTCTCTGCCAGCTTCTTTACAACAACACCGAGATTGCCGGCATGCTGAAGGTTATGGCTCCATTTGCTTTGTTTATGTACGCTCAAGCTCCCTTGCAAGCTACGCTGCAGGCTTTGGACAAACCAGGAACCGCGCTGACCAACACCTTGATCGGGGCCATCGTCAAAATCGGTCTGATTCTTTACCTCGCTTCAAACCCGTCACTGGGCATTTATGGAGCCATTATCGCCAGCATCGCCAACATCATCATCGTTACGCTGCTGCATGGCGCAGCGGTTTCCCGTGCGCTCCAGTACCGCTTCCCGGTTGCGGATGTCGTCAAAGTCATTTGTGCAATGGTAATCATGGCCGGCTGCGCCAGCTACCTGTATCATGAGATTCCCTTTACGCCTTCGGCCATTATTCAATTTATCCTCTCGGCCGCTGTTGCCTTTGTGCTTTACCTGATTTTGACCTTTGCAACGGGATTGATCGACCGCTTTGACCTGCAGCGGGTGCCCGTCTTCGGAAGATGGTTCCGCTGA
- a CDS encoding TIGR04086 family membrane protein: MEHIRRFIPFRIAGPTLSGLWYAYLWMMIGALFLSLLLKWSRFEEDSLSTFTYVVHAISVLAGSFVSGKRSERKGWYQGAITGILYAVLLFVISFLALDSSFKGGDLLYFIPAFLIGATGGIFGKNARKS; this comes from the coding sequence ATGGAACACATCCGCCGCTTTATCCCTTTCCGCATTGCCGGCCCCACGCTTTCCGGACTGTGGTACGCTTATTTATGGATGATGATCGGTGCATTGTTTCTCTCTTTATTGCTTAAGTGGTCCCGGTTTGAAGAGGACAGTTTATCCACCTTTACGTATGTCGTGCACGCAATTTCCGTGCTTGCCGGCAGCTTTGTATCCGGCAAAAGAAGCGAACGCAAAGGGTGGTACCAGGGGGCGATCACCGGTATCCTTTACGCAGTTCTATTGTTTGTGATCAGTTTCCTTGCGCTGGACTCCTCTTTCAAAGGCGGTGATCTTCTTTACTTCATTCCGGCTTTTCTGATTGGAGCTACCGGCGGGATTTTTGGGAAAAATGCCAGAAAAAGCTGA
- a CDS encoding phosphatase PAP2 family protein yields MLYESMYFISGLTVLMTAILIYVGTGRNPLIAAYRFIYELFHSWRFLLVFIAMCCVLVVNKYELKLESLMPARSNYTSVFFGIEGHFVRHFQQFFHHLWVSQISAFFYVIILQSLLVASIGIYAGQRNKIFLFASCYTVLLNYAVAIPFFLFLPINEVWSYTPAGVTFYMLEAFPKFEEVYRPLSGLDNCFPSLHTAISVSMAILAVRSGNRRWAAIACTSAVIIIFSIFYMGIHWLTDMLGGLLLAAISTTIAVYWASRTVRYAEAKPMLLQQR; encoded by the coding sequence TTGCTTTACGAATCTATGTATTTTATATCCGGCTTAACCGTCTTGATGACCGCTATCCTAATTTATGTGGGAACGGGCCGGAATCCCTTGATTGCCGCATACCGGTTTATTTATGAACTGTTCCATTCCTGGAGGTTTCTGCTTGTGTTCATCGCCATGTGCTGCGTGCTTGTGGTGAATAAATATGAATTAAAGCTGGAAAGCTTGATGCCGGCTCGGAGCAATTATACCTCCGTTTTCTTTGGAATCGAAGGTCATTTTGTCCGTCATTTCCAACAGTTTTTTCACCATCTCTGGGTCTCCCAGATTTCGGCATTCTTTTATGTCATTATTCTTCAATCCTTGCTGGTGGCTTCCATTGGCATTTATGCGGGTCAGCGCAACAAAATATTTTTGTTTGCCTCCTGCTATACCGTGCTGCTGAATTATGCGGTCGCCATCCCTTTTTTCTTGTTTCTCCCGATCAACGAGGTGTGGTCCTACACCCCTGCGGGCGTGACTTTTTATATGCTGGAGGCCTTTCCTAAATTTGAAGAGGTTTATAGACCCCTCTCGGGATTGGATAACTGCTTTCCCAGCCTGCATACCGCGATTTCGGTCTCCATGGCCATTTTGGCCGTCCGTTCCGGGAACCGCAGATGGGCGGCCATCGCGTGTACGAGCGCCGTTATCATCATTTTCTCGATCTTCTACATGGGCATCCACTGGCTGACGGATATGCTGGGCGGACTCCTTTTAGCCGCTATTTCAACTACGATTGCAGTGTACTGGGCATCACGCACCGTTCGTTATGCAGAAGCCAAACCGATGCTGCTGCAGCAGCGATGA
- the yajC gene encoding preprotein translocase subunit YajC, whose protein sequence is MHMFQYAAAQGSNGIIGIIVPFVIMFAVFYFLLIRPQQKKQKNRNSMLRELKKGDKIVTIGGLHGTIVELTDDIVVIRVNDVTKMTFDRSAISHSVASSATE, encoded by the coding sequence CAGCGGCTCAAGGAAGCAACGGGATTATTGGCATCATCGTTCCTTTTGTGATCATGTTTGCCGTATTTTATTTCCTGCTGATTCGTCCACAGCAGAAGAAACAGAAAAATCGGAACTCTATGCTGAGAGAACTGAAAAAAGGGGATAAAATCGTTACGATCGGCGGTCTCCACGGCACAATTGTGGAATTGACCGACGACATCGTTGTCATTCGTGTCAATGATGTAACGAAGATGACCTTTGACCGCAGTGCGATCAGCCACAGCGTTGCTTCATCGGCTACCGAGTAA